A single genomic interval of Alteromonas sp. CI.11.F.A3 harbors:
- a CDS encoding arsenate reductase ArsC: MKILYICTHNRCRSILCEAITNASNNASLEARSAGSQPVGEVHPLSVKYLAERGYSTDGLKSQSWDDFEDYQPDIVITVCDSAAGEACPVYFGNSLKLHWGLEDPSKIEGSEAEKAQAFYNTIDIIEKRVDALSDIVSRKMPMIDVKKALQEKGAQ; encoded by the coding sequence ATGAAAATATTGTATATCTGCACGCACAACCGTTGCCGTAGCATCCTTTGCGAAGCCATTACTAATGCTTCAAACAATGCATCTTTAGAAGCGCGCAGTGCGGGAAGCCAACCTGTGGGTGAAGTCCATCCTTTGTCAGTAAAGTACCTAGCCGAGCGAGGCTATAGTACTGATGGGCTTAAAAGCCAGTCTTGGGATGACTTTGAGGACTACCAGCCTGACATCGTTATTACTGTATGTGATTCTGCAGCCGGTGAAGCCTGCCCTGTATACTTCGGCAATTCGCTAAAGCTTCACTGGGGCCTTGAAGATCCATCAAAAATAGAAGGTAGTGAAGCAGAGAAAGCTCAAGCGTTTTATAACACCATCGATATTATCGAGAAACGCGTTGACGCACTTAGTGATATCGTTTCTCGCAAAATGCCCATGATAGACGTTAAAAAAGCCCTGCAAGAAAAAGGAGCGCAATAA
- a CDS encoding sensor histidine kinase, with protein MSLPQWRIPLLVTMYLLAVASLFLQPYTYLAIFLVIWSALLPYYLAWRKCLPVSVLAALPLGLIHTFYWQDSDAWLLAALFWTFNFFAMMMSNVAINEKLAREKSDELNRQLTSTQQLVRQAGQQDERLRIARNIHDVLGHHLTALTINLQVASLKAKGAGQDEVKAHVDQCHSLAKLLLSDVREAVSEIRENAALDWQQAVSALFIGLPRPRLQLSIADNVKVEDVRTADILLRCVQESLTNTIKHSQSAQLYVSLSKHKNSYLLTLQDEQSVTEKTMKQGNGLTGMAERVAQSGGVMKYGFNSQGFLIDILLPEHS; from the coding sequence ATGTCACTTCCTCAATGGCGAATTCCACTGTTGGTCACAATGTATTTACTGGCAGTGGCAAGCCTGTTTTTACAGCCGTACACCTATCTCGCTATTTTCCTGGTGATATGGTCGGCATTATTGCCTTACTATTTAGCATGGAGAAAATGCTTGCCAGTGTCTGTATTGGCAGCTTTACCCCTAGGGCTCATTCACACCTTTTACTGGCAAGATAGCGACGCATGGCTTTTAGCTGCTCTATTTTGGACGTTTAATTTTTTCGCCATGATGATGTCAAATGTTGCCATTAACGAAAAATTAGCGCGAGAAAAATCTGACGAACTGAACCGTCAACTAACCAGTACTCAGCAACTTGTTCGACAAGCCGGGCAGCAAGATGAAAGGTTGAGAATTGCTAGAAATATCCACGACGTGTTAGGCCATCACTTAACCGCACTTACTATTAATTTGCAGGTGGCTTCCTTAAAGGCCAAAGGCGCTGGTCAAGATGAGGTAAAGGCACATGTAGATCAGTGTCATAGCTTAGCAAAGCTATTACTTTCTGATGTAAGAGAAGCCGTTTCTGAAATTCGTGAAAACGCCGCTCTGGATTGGCAACAAGCAGTTAGCGCTTTGTTTATCGGCCTGCCTCGGCCACGCTTGCAATTATCTATTGCAGATAACGTTAAAGTGGAAGATGTTAGAACCGCAGATATTTTACTTCGGTGCGTTCAAGAAAGCCTAACCAATACTATTAAGCACTCTCAATCTGCGCAATTATACGTCAGTTTGTCTAAGCACAAAAATAGCTACCTATTGACACTACAAGACGAACAATCAGTGACAGAGAAAACCATGAAGCAGGGTAATGGGTTAACAGGTATGGCCGAGCGCGTAGCGCAATCAGGCGGAGTGATGAAATATGGTTTTAATAGCCAAGGTTTTCTCATTGATATTTTATTGCCGGAGCATTCATGA
- a CDS encoding metalloregulator ArsR/SmtB family transcription factor, producing the protein MTTSVSSTCVSLSPLSLFKCLAEETRLKTLLMLCVKDELCVCDITEALNLSQPKISRHLADLRKCELVADERRGKWVYYRLNPALPAWAKEVLHLSATSNADYIKDALNNLKCDSGC; encoded by the coding sequence ATGACTACATCAGTATCTTCCACATGTGTGTCGCTTTCACCGCTTTCATTGTTCAAATGTCTAGCGGAAGAAACTCGGCTAAAAACGCTGCTTATGCTTTGTGTAAAAGACGAACTTTGCGTGTGCGATATCACCGAAGCACTTAATCTTAGTCAACCTAAAATTTCTCGTCACCTAGCGGATTTACGCAAGTGCGAGCTGGTGGCTGACGAACGCCGTGGTAAGTGGGTTTATTATCGTTTAAATCCTGCCCTCCCAGCGTGGGCCAAAGAAGTTCTTCATTTATCTGCCACCAGCAATGCTGATTACATCAAAGACGCATTGAATAACCTTAAATGTGACTCGGGCTGTTAA
- the arsH gene encoding arsenical resistance protein ArsH — protein sequence MSEQASPSSNLVTSIAPAPSAEDFAKTYSEHKPRILLLYGSLRARSYSRLVIEESARLLEYYGCEAKIFDPTGLPQPDTEDETHPKVKELRELMMWSEGQIWCSPERHGSMTGIIKSIIDWVPLSIGAVRPTQGKTLAVMQVSGGSQSFNAVNQMRVLGRWMRMLTIPNQSSVAKAFLEFEDDGRMKPSSYYNRIVDVVEELVKFTLLTRDNKDHLVNRYSERVESAEELSKRVNQKTI from the coding sequence ATGTCTGAACAAGCATCACCATCCAGCAATTTAGTGACAAGCATTGCGCCTGCACCAAGTGCTGAAGATTTCGCAAAAACGTACTCTGAACACAAGCCGCGCATATTATTACTTTACGGATCGTTACGAGCGCGTTCTTACAGCCGACTCGTGATTGAAGAAAGCGCTAGACTGCTTGAATACTATGGCTGTGAAGCCAAAATTTTCGATCCAACAGGCTTACCTCAGCCGGATACCGAAGATGAAACCCACCCCAAGGTAAAAGAGCTTCGTGAATTAATGATGTGGTCTGAAGGGCAAATTTGGTGCTCTCCTGAGCGTCACGGCAGCATGACTGGCATTATTAAAAGTATTATCGATTGGGTGCCATTAAGTATTGGCGCGGTTCGTCCAACTCAAGGGAAGACGCTAGCGGTAATGCAGGTAAGTGGTGGCTCACAGTCATTTAATGCAGTGAACCAAATGCGAGTGCTTGGTCGGTGGATGCGCATGCTGACTATTCCGAACCAGTCATCGGTGGCAAAAGCGTTTTTAGAATTTGAAGATGATGGCCGCATGAAGCCGTCTTCCTATTACAACCGCATCGTTGATGTGGTAGAGGAACTGGTGAAATTTACCCTGCTGACTCGCGACAACAAAGATCATCTTGT